In the Halococcus salifodinae DSM 8989 genome, GTGATCTCGATCACCGACGTGCTGTTGAAGGCCGTCAGCCACACTCTTGCCGAGTATCCGGCGTTCAACGCGACGTTCGAGGACGACGCCCATCGAATCTTCGAGGAGCACAACGTCGGAGTCGCCGTCGACATCGACTCCGGCCTGGTGACGCCTGTCGTGCGCGACATCGGGTCGAAGTCGATCGCCGAGATCGCCTTCGAACGAGGGTCGTTGACCGAACGTGTTCGGAGCGGACGACAGCGCCCAGAGGACCTCCAGGGCGGGACGTTCACGGTCTCGAACCTCGGTGCGTTCGGTGTCGACTCTTTCACTCCTATCATCAACCCACCGGAAGTCGCTATCCTCGGCGTCAACGCAATACGCGAGGACCCCCACCGGACGGAAACCGGCATTGAGTTCCGGCAGACCATCGGGTTCAGCCTCTCGTTCGACCACCGGGTCGTCGACGGGGCCGACGCTGCCAGGTTCCTCGGGACGCTTGCCGACTGCTTGGAGGACGCCACGGACCTTGTCTGACGGATTCTCCTGAAAACCGTATCCTCATTGATCAAAACAACTATGTGCGAACGTGGATAACCGAATATCGATGACAGAGATCGACTTTACTACAGCCGACGGTAAAGCGGAGGCACTCCGCCGGATGCTCCTCGCCAGGGAGTTCGAAGACACCGTCCAGGACCGATTCGCTGACGGGGAGATTCCGGGATTCGTACACCTCTCGCAGGGCCAAGAGGCGGTCGCAGTCGGCGTGTGTGGGACGCTGACCGACGACGACTATATCACGAGCACGCACCGCGCCCACGGGCACAGTATCGCGAAGGGACTCGACCCAAACCGGGCGCTAGCCGAACTGTACGCCAAGGAGACCGGCTACTGCGAGGGCAAGGGCGGGTCAATGCACGTCGCCTCCCTCGACGAGGGGATGCTTGGCGCGCAACCGATAGTCGGCGCGAGCGCACCGCTGGCAGTCGGTGCCGGAATTACCGCACAGTACGAGGACGCCGACTGGGTCTCCGTCGCCTTCGTCGGCGACGGCGCAACCGCCGCGGGGCAGGTCCACGAAGCCTTCAATTTCGCCGCCACCTGGGGACTACCGGTCGTGTTCGTCGTCGAGAACAACCTCTACTCGGAGGGGATGCGGTTCGACGAACAGCACAACATCGAGGACCTTGCAGACATGGCCGCGAGCTACGGCATCCCGGGTGAGATTGTCGATGGACAGAGCGTCGAAG is a window encoding:
- a CDS encoding thiamine pyrophosphate-dependent dehydrogenase E1 component subunit alpha is translated as MTEIDFTTADGKAEALRRMLLAREFEDTVQDRFADGEIPGFVHLSQGQEAVAVGVCGTLTDDDYITSTHRAHGHSIAKGLDPNRALAELYAKETGYCEGKGGSMHVASLDEGMLGAQPIVGASAPLAVGAGITAQYEDADWVSVAFVGDGATAAGQVHEAFNFAATWGLPVVFVVENNLYSEGMRFDEQHNIEDLADMAASYGIPGEIVDGQSVEAVHEVTAEARERALEEGPTLIEAKTYRYRGHFEGDQQPYRTSEEIAEWQEHRDP